Sequence from the Suncus etruscus isolate mSunEtr1 chromosome 1, mSunEtr1.pri.cur, whole genome shotgun sequence genome:
caggtgtgacccaaacaaaacaaaacaaaacttcccttcatcagtgtcacTTCTCTTTTGGGGaggtggggccacatccagtgttgcttagggcttactttcgGCTCTTAGTAATCatttctggtgttgctcaggggaccatatgtgcgtGGGGACAGAATCGGGTGGCTGCATGCATGGAAAGCTTGagccaagactttttttttaatattttatttaaacaccttgattacaaacatgactggttgagtttctgtcatgtaaagaacaccccccatcatcagtacaacattcccatcaccagtgtcccaaatctccctcctccccaccccacccctgcctgtactctagacaggctttctatttcctttcatacattttcattgataggatagttctcaatgtagttacttctctaaactcatcactctttgtggtgagcttcatgaggtgagctggaactttcagccctcctctcttttgtctctgaaaattattattgcaagaatgtcatttttcttaaaacccatagatgagtgagaccattctgcatttctctctctctctctgacttatttcactcagcataataaattctatgtacattcatgtataggaaaatttcatgacttcatctctcctgatggctgcataatattccattgtgtatatgtaccacagtttctttagccatttgtctgttgaagggcatcttggttgtttccagagtcttgctatggtaaatagtgcagcaatgaatataggtgtaaggaagggatttttgtattgtatttttgtgttcctagggtatattcctaggagtggtatagctgggtcatatgggagctcaatttccagtttttggaggaatctccatatcgctttccataaagattgaactagatggcattcccaccagcagtggataagagttcctttctctccacatccccaccaacactgcttgttctcattctttgtgatgtgtgccaatctctgtggtgtgaggtggtacctcagagttgttttgatttgcatctccctgatgattagggatgtggaacattttttcttgtgccttttggccatttgtatttcttctttatcaaattgtccatttcttctctccattttttgatgggattagatttttttcttgtaaagttctgtcagtgccttgtatattttggagattagccccttatctgatgggtattgggtgaatagtttctcccactcagtgggtgaaccaagacattttttaaatatcacctGCAACACTGCCACCATCACTGATGTAAggtgttgatgggaatgttgtctggttcagtcTTTGAGTTGCTGTTTTCCtgatttggggggtcacacttagtggtgctcgggttattgctggctctgcactcaaaaaattactcctgtcagtctcagggaatcatatgggatgctggggatcaaacttgggttggccaagtgcaaagaaaatgccctacctgctgtgctagatTCAGCCTTTTTGGACAACAGcatggagattcctcctaaaAGATGAGAGCTTTTATGTGATCCAACAGTTCTACTTCTCAGCATCTATCCctgaaatacaaacaaaacaaaacaaaacaaaacaaaaccacacaccCCAAAAGTTATATGtgcacctatgttcattgtagctcctggcaggcacaggggaccatatgggatgccgggattcaaactaaccaccttaggtccaggtcagctgtgtgcaaggcaaacgcagctgtgctatctctccagcccctctgatcACCCTTGATGAAGAAGTTCCTCTTACTGCATTGTGGGAAGTCTTGGACGCGAATGGTTCCTGCCTTTTCTTCTTGCTGTCACATGGTGGCACTGTTGCCTATCTTACATCGACCATCAACCATTGTCGGGCGGATCACCTTCCCCAGGTTGGGTGCTTTGGATCTTTGAGGGAGGAAAATACACTTTTAGGAGTATCAGGGCTCTGAGTTTTCTTGTTGGATTTACAATTCTTCAGAGCATAATACAATGGATAACTCGGGAGGGTCCATCTCCTTTCTGTCTGGCCATCCCACCTGTCAACTCTATCAGCACACAACCGTTCATTCATCTCCGAACACTCTGCCCTTCTGAAAATAGTTGCCTTGGCCAAGAAGGTGACTTAAAGGGGTAGAATGCAGGCTAGCAGGCGGTAACCCCGGGTTCGTACTTTCCGAGCACTACTGGGTTTGGCGCCAAAGTTAGCTGCTTTCATTGCACCATTTCTAAAAGGTGCTGATcatactcattctttttttttttccttcgtttttttctgtttttttttgtttgtttgtttgtttttgggtcacacccagcagcgctcaggggttcctcctggctctatgctcagaaatcgctcctggcaggctcagaggaccatatgggatgccgggattcgaaccaccgaccttctgcatgcaaggcaaatgctttacctccgtgctatctctccggcccctgataacACTCATTCTAACAGAGCAACCAGTTCACAATTAACAGAGGtacctttaatattttaaaggtttCTCTTAAAATCAggtgatttgggggctggagcagtggcacagcggtagggcgttttgccttgcacgctgcttaACTAGGAGGgagcgtggttcgatcccctgcatcccatatggtcccccaagccaagagcgatttctgagcacatagccaggagtaacccctaagtatcaccaggtgtgcccccccaaaataaatcaggTGACTTAGAAATAATGAGTATTTACTTATAGGATTATAGTTgaaaaaaatacaacatttaGAAAGCGCTGATAtggttatatatgtatttattttactatttatttaaaaatcatgagtATTTTTGCTATTATTCTAACGATGCTCGAGACATTATTGCCCATAAATCTAATTAAGGCAAAACAGGAATCAGAAATGTGACACCAAACACAAGATgacctcacttatctgtggtatagagAAAAActagatgaggaaatgtaatgtagtaaataGGGAAAAGCCTAGATCACCTTTGACCTCAGAGCTGAgggaggaggacagagaaggaatgAAATCAAGGtcggaaggaagatgagaaagggaacaGGAGTCAATTACACTGGGGACATGGGAGAGTGGCATAGTTTTACACTAatagcacagactcaacaacacagAAAACATGAGATTTAAGCTACCACcgctgcacttttttttttccgggccacacccgtttgatgctcaggggttactcctggctaagtgctcagaaattgcccctgacttggggggaccatatgggacgccgggggatcaaacagggatctcgatctttccttggctagcgcttgcaaggcagacaccttacctctagcgccaccttgccggcccccaccactgcactttttttgtgtgtgtgtggtttttgggtcacacccagcagtgctcaggggttactcctggctccaggctcagaaattgctcctgacaggcacgggggaccatatgggacgccgggatttgaaccgatgacctcctgcatgaaaggcaaatgccttacctccatgctatctctcctgccccacactGCTGCACTTTTAATGCGCCTGCCATAGTgtcaggcagggggtgtgggaaggGGTGTGCGGGTGGGAATTGTTTGAGTaggggagcactggtgatgagagttgacactgatggtaaggattggtgttgaaatattatacatctaaaactcaactatcaataacttgtaGATCacagatttttaattaattttttttagtttggggctggagctgtggcgcaagccatagggcgtctgtcttgcacatgctaacccaggacggaccatggctcgatcccctgccgttccatatggtcccccaagccagaagctatttctgagtgcatagccaggagtaacccctgagtgtcaccgggtgtggccaccctccaaattttttttagttagtcAGAAATGTGTGATGACAATGAGGTAATCAGTCATAATGATACTACTTGTACCTTTCTCTCCCTTGGtgttctctattctttctttttctgtgtgtatctgtgtgtttgtttggtggggtgggaaggaggttGGACCATTCCTGAtgtgttcaggcttactcctggctctgcacttagggatcactcctagtgggaatTCGGGGACAATCTATGTCTTGCTGGGGGTCAAACAAGGTGGATTGCAGGCCAGGCAAGCGCCTGAtgcttgtactatatctctccagcccctcttcctccttttttgtttgtttgtttgtttttgtttttttgggggggccacacccggcggtgctcagaggctactcctggctgtctgctcagaaatagctcctggcaggcacgggggaccataagggacaccgggatttgaaccaaccacctttggtcctggatcgactgcttgcaaggcaaacaccgctgtgctatctctccgggccctcttcctccttttctattttctttcccttcctttactTCCCTTTCTGCTGTTTCTTAAGGTTTAGGATCTTAACTGGTAAAGTAGCAGTTGTTctcatttgctttttgttttcttgttttgtggccacctagccaagctcagggcttactccttggctctatgcttaggggtcattcctggcagtgctcaggggactgtatggcatgctggggatgaacccagctcagctgctTATAaaccaagtgccctacctcctatACTATTACTCGGATCCTCCTCCTAGTTTGCTTTAAAATGAAGGGTTCCCAAGACTGGGTTATGGTACTAGAACTGGGGAAGCCTCTTCAAAACAGGATCAGTGGGTAACCCCAATATGGCATCACCCCAGTGTTAACATTCTGGGTGTGGGGAGTTCaacaaaaatacagaataaagAAACTAAGAAGTCTGTTCAGCCCAGGAGTGCAGCacctgggccagaaagatagcatggaggtagggcgtttgccatgcgtgcagaaggacagtggttcgaatcccggcatcccatatggtccccaagcctgccagaatttctgagcatagatccaggagtaacccctgagctcagtgtgacccaaacaaacaaacaaacaaacaaaataaaccaggaGTGCAGCACCTGTGATTCAAGGACAGTTGGTTTTCCTCACAGATACCTTTGAGGCACAATGCCCAAAGCAGAGCTGATGAAAGAAATGCCAACAGGGGAGGAGAAGGTGAATTGAAAAGATGATCAGGAGGTGAAAAAAACTAAACCAAGGGTCTGGATGACTTGCTCTCTGCCTATTAAGTTCTTCCCTGTGTAAATCTCACTCAACTTGACCTTAGACTGACTTTCCATTAGAAAATGTCTTCTTGAATCCTGGTGAAACAGAAGACTTAGCAGCCTAACTTGGTTAAATGGATCGTTCAGTGGAGCATATTCACATTGGTGTGTGGCCAATCTCCAGCGCCATGACTGTGACTATGTGACGGGGTAGTCTGTGGTTTCATCTTGTAAAACCGAAACTGTTTCCACTTAATAACAACTCCCACCCCTGGCAACCACCATCCTACTTTCAGTCTCTGAATCTGACTACTCTCCGGACCTCTTAGGAGTGAGTAGGCATGAGCGGAATCAAGTACTTAGCTACTTAGCTTTTTGTTGTAGGCTTATGGGaaggacatttttgtttgtctgctttgagttgttttgtttggtttttttggaggggtcacacctgactgggCTCAGGGGTGAgtccaggaggtgctcaggggaccatgcggtgctaggattgaaccctgggctcccctatgcaaagcatgtgctccagccctttgcgTCACAACCCCCCCTCCCCAGAGCTTGCTTTAATGCCTCTGAATTAGAAATGGACCCACATTTAATCTCCTTTTGCTTCTCTTTTCACTGAGAGCTGTGAACACTTGTATTTCAGTCTTTGTAGTCACTAACTCAGTGGGGTTCTCAGATTTTACCTTAGGATCTTTTAACATATGCCAGGCTCCCACTCCAGACTAATGCAATCAGAAGTCTGGGGCCCTCAGGATGTGGCTCAAAGGTAGAGTGCCTGACTTGCAAGtgtgaggccatgagtttgaCCCCAACACCACCTCATGTGGTTAGTGTCTCAATAGGCCTGATACGGGTGTTGCCCAGCAGAACACATAGCAAGCACCAAGACCAAGCTTGGATCCCCAAGCAGTGCAACAGCTgaaatgaatggaaaaaaaaaaaaaagccagaatctTCATAAGTAAAAGTTACCCCAAGTTGATGAAATACCCCTCCCAGGTATTTCTCATCTGCAGTGAAGGTGATCACTGTTGATCACTTTCTATGAAGGTGAAAGAAGAGTTGAAACAGTGGATTACCCAAAGAatttagggtccagagagatagtacagggatgagGCACTTATCTTGAATACAGCCTACCCAGATTCCAagatcacatatggtctccatagcatgatcaggagtgatccttgagcacagagccaggagtaagccctcagctcccctgggtatggcccaaaacaaacataaaaaaggcaaaaaaggcaaaaaaaaaaaaatgaggatgaCTTAAGTTGGTGTTTCTcagtcttttcctcttttttttttttatttatttatttgggccacacccggtgacactcaggggttactcctggctatgctctcagaacttgctcctgtcttgggggactatatgggacaccagaggatcgaacagtccttcctgggtcagtcgtgtgcaaggcaaatgccctacctctgtgccatcactctggctccttttcCTAACTCTTGTTGCCTGTTTATAACCCCTCTGTCCTGCCAGTTGGCACTCTAGTCTCAAGCCACGATGCCTCCCCCACCCACACATTGACAAGATTTTCACTTGTGGTCCCCTTGGAATATTCTGGGACTCTCTGAACGTTTCAGAAAGATTAGGAGTTAATGCCTCGCATCGTCAAAAAATTAGTGATTTCCTCAAATCCTATTGGAAGAATAGTTACTTGGAGCAACTAAGTATTGATTTACAGATCAATGTTAATCAGGATGATTGGATATGAAAGCTAATGCATCAATTACCATCCTTTTCAATTGActtggaaagagaaaaagatttgAGATGGCATTGGGAAAGCAGCCTGTGTTGTGGAAACAAGTATCCAAACATCCCATCAGAAAACATGAAAGCCCCACGCTTCAGTGCAAAAACAGCTGCAGTTTGGTGAAGGCTGAGTGATGCCAATCACTTCCTTTTACTGCATCTCACCTAAGCCTGGAAAGAGGATTAGCTATAATTTCCATTTCACCAATGAGGAAGCTCATTGAATCATGAGCATAATCAAGTCACAATTTTTCTGATTCTTTCCCTCACTTTTTCTTAACCTGTCTCTTAGATCAAATTGCTCCCTGACCTCTGAAAAGCCCAGAGTGTTTGTTTGGATATGTTTGTATAGGATCTGCTTGAGGCCATGCGTTTGATCCTGATGCCATCCACGGTTCCAGGTGCCCCCCACATATGCCAAGGACAGTTTCAGGAGTTCAGGGACATCATGGGTTTCACCAATATGCGTTTTCAGGGCACAACCAGGTGGGTGTGAGCTCTGCCACTTAAAATgtgatgctgtgtgtgtgtgtgtgtgtgtgtgagagagagagagagagagagagagacagagagacagagagacagagagacagagagagacagagagacagagagagacagagagagagagagagagaggtcccTGCCTCCACTCTCAGTGTGAGCACTACATTGGCTACAACCAGATTGTGCCCGAGCCTTGTAGAACACGTGGGCAGACACTGCCACGAATGCTGGCCACCCTGTGGTGACCACTCTGCTGCCCCAGAGAGGcaggaaaagggagaaagtgcCTGCAGGAAGGTCGCTCTGTTTTCTCTCACGTCTCTCTCGCTTGTGGGGGTTCTGCCTCTGCTCTAAATAGCCTGGCTGGCTTTCATTTCTTTCACCCTTGGGGGCCAGGTTGGGTGTGAGGGTGTTGACGGGGGAGGGAGCAAAGCCTCAGGTGCTGTATCAGGGTGCCCTGAACTAGAACTGCTTTGTGATCTGGAACCACAGTGGTGGGGGTGGATTCGGGGTGCCGAAGAGAGGCTGCATTCCAGAACGTCCTGCATTCCAGAATCCAGAGAGCCGGCTCAGTTATCTACCACTCTGAGACCCAAAGGATCCCTGGGACCCCCCCTCATTGTCTGCCAACCTAGTCCCGGCCCTGGCCTTCTCCCTGTGCCccataatagaattatttttcacAGACCATCTgatgcaatttctttttattaggaGCAGGACAGTAGCCCTTGAGGGGGTCAGGGGAGGCCTGGGGTACAGGTGGGGCACAGCAAGGCCAGACTAGAAGGTGCAGCTGCTCTCCACGAAGCGGCGGCACTTCATGACCCTCAGGTAGGTCTCGGCCTTGTGCAGGTCCTTCTTGAAGCAGGACAGCAGCCCATAGTTCTTGAGCAGAGCATCGTCACTGCGCAGGTTGGTGTCAAACTTGTCATAGGTTTGCTTGAGGATCTGGCCAGGCCGGGGGCTGCCGTCCTCCAGCTCCtgcagaaagggagagaggaagaaggaatgaGTCCTAGGGAGCTGTCTCACCTCTGCACCCACTTTGCCCTTCCAAGGGGGGTCCCTCAGGTACGGGGAGGTAGATCACCCACCCGCATCAGGGCCTGAATGCCCTCCTCCAGGTCCTTGAGCTTCTCGTAGAAGCGATCAGAGGTGCCAAAGGCCAGACTGTTGGTGAAGATTCGGCCGAGGAACTGCACGGGCCCCAGCCAGGACTGGATGAGCATCAGGGAGAAGCGGAGCAGCTCCATGTCCTGCGGGCAGCAGGAAGCCATGGGTAGTGGACAGCTGATGGCCTCTTCCCTGACACCCCCCAAAGAAGAGGGTGACCCTCTGAGAAAGACAGGGGCATTGATCCCCAACTCACGGATCGTTGCTGGGCTTCGTCCTTGCCTGTGGGGGCTGGGATGGTCTCCGAGAAACAGAAGGAAGCTTGAGCATTCTGGAGGGAGTATCTCTGGCCTTCGGGGATGTATGCACGCTCCTGGGGAGGGGATCAACACCCCTTTACTTGCAAGTCCTCCCATTCCTGACGATGCCCATCTGGCTTCCCTACCTGTGTTTGTCTCCTCTCACTGTGTCCCAATGAGGGGACCCTCCCTCACTCgtttcatctctcctggcaagcaTCATGGCACTTACAAACTCTTTGCAGGTGTCGGATGCCAGCTGGTGCAGGTGCTGGGCTCTGAGCACGGCGTTGGCAAACAGGCTGGACAAGGGCATGGCCGGGAAGGCAGCCACCTCTTGAGGCCATGGCAGGCAGAGCAGGGTgcaagccaggagcacagaggTGCGCAAGCCTGGGGAGAGATAGGGATGGGGGTGATGTTGGGGAGCAACAGAGTTAGGCTGAGGAGCCTGTATCTCCCACTGCCAGAACCCCCCTCATTTGCCCACAGAGAGCTTCCCCTCCCTCTGTAGTCCGCCACCCTGCATCACCTAGAGAGTTTTAGGGGCGCTCACCTGAAGCCATTGCAGCAGGGTGAGCTGTCCACGGGACCCGGAGTGGCTCAGGGGAGCTGGGTCCTGGGATCCTGGAATTGGTCCCTTGTGGGGCCCTTTTTATACCctgtcccctccctgccccctctGTCACCTTCGTGTCCCCTCTACATTTATGCACAGGGACCACTGCTGATGGGTAATTCAGAGCCTCCTCCCACTCAGCTGCCCTCACTGAGCTCCCCCAGGCTCGTCCCCTCCCCTCTGTTCCCAGCACTGTGCTGTACAGAGAAACCACCCCTGGGGACAGCCAGACCCAGAAGCTCTCTGGCAAGGTGGCCACTAGTGTGGGGGGCTAGTCTGACCCCCCCAAAGAGGGCCCTGCAGTAGCTACCCCTGAGAGCTGTGCACCCCTTGTTTCCTGCCTTTTCCCTTTCTGCCCCAGCTGTCCCCTCTAACCCCAGATTCTCCGATTGCCTCCCTCACTGCCCCCCACCCAGCGAGAGGCCATGCTGATGCTGCCTGCCCCTACACCACCTGTAAATGTAGCAATGTAGCCCCCCGGGGGACAAAGGGCTCACACTGGAGGTCCTTGGACAGGCCACTGAGATGTGACCAAATGGATAGAAACCCCAAGACTATGTGGGACCACTTTGATTCCTCCTGTGATCCAGAAACTTGGGGCACAGCACCCCAAAGGACATGCTATGTAGATATTGTCTTCTCCTTCACATTTGCCTAGACGTGTCAGTGTACATGGAGCACATTTAAGGTCCAGCAATGAATTATAGCAGCGTTTCTTACCAGGGGCCACATGGTCCCTGATGAGCCCCCCAAGATTTTTCCAAGGGGACAATAGATAAAAATTGcataaatgggggccggagagatagcatggaggtaaggcgtttgccttgcatgcagaaggacggtggttcgaatcccggcatcccatatggtcccctgagactgccagaactgacccctgagcactgccaggtatgacccaaaaaaaaaaaaaaaaaaaaaaagaacacaaaattgcATAAATGGGGGCCTTAAACCATAGAAGAAAGTAAGAagtggagaaaagaaataagtggCCAGGAAGAGAGTCAGGGAAAGTTTGAGAAAACACTGGTTCGGAgaacctgccttgcaagtgtatAGTCATGAGTTTGAACCCTGGGTGTCTCACATACATACAATCTGGCTGCCCAGCTCTTTCTTTATACTCCCTGGGGCCATGAGTGACTTCCAGCTGCATGGACACCTCAACTATA
This genomic interval carries:
- the LOC126001118 gene encoding somatotropin; its protein translation is MASRWLTLLQWLQWEIQAPQPNSVAPQHHPHPYLSPGLRTSVLLACTLLCLPWPQEVAAFPAMPLSSLFANAVLRAQHLHQLASDTCKEFERAYIPEGQRYSLQNAQASFCFSETIPAPTGKDEAQQRSDMELLRFSLMLIQSWLGPVQFLGRIFTNSLAFGTSDRFYEKLKDLEEGIQALMRELEDGSPRPGQILKQTYDKFDTNLRSDDALLKNYGLLSCFKKDLHKAETYLRVMKCRRFVESSCTF